The Leclercia sp. AS011 genomic interval CCGAAGCGCTGCTGCGGATGCGCCAGGCCGATGGCAGCTGGGAGCTCCCGGAAGGGCTGATCGACCGCATTGAGAACTGTGGCCTGATGGTGACCGTAGGCCATTGGGTGCTGGAAGAGTCCTGCCGCTTGCTGTCGGCCTGGCAGTCACGGGGGATGATGATGCCTCTGTCGGTTAACCTGTCGGCATTACAGCTGATGCACCCGAACATGGTTCCGGAGCTGCTGGAGCTGATCGGTCGCTACCGCATCCAGCCTGATACCCTGATTCTGGAAGTGACCGAGAGTCGCCGGATCGACGATCCTAACGAAGCCGTGGCGATACTTCGCCCGCTGCGTAATGCCGGGGTGCGCATTGCGCTGGACGATTTCGGCATGGGGTATGCCGGGCTGCGTCAACTGCAGCATATGAAAACCCTGCCGGTAGATGTGCTGAAAATCGACAAGGCCTTTGTTGAGGGCCTGCCTGACGACAGCAGCATGGTGGAGGCGATTATCCAGATGGCACACAGCCTGCGGCTTGAAATTATCGCCGAGGGTGTCGAAACCGAAGCCCAGCGGAGCTGGCTGGCGGAGGCCGGGGTGGAGTGCGGACAAGGTTTTCTTTTTGCTAAAGCCGTACCGCATGAGATTTTTGAAACTCGTTATCTTCACCAGAATGACAATCACACAGTTGAATGAAATGTTGCTGGCTTGTGCGAGCCAGCTCAAACTTCTTAACATTTCCGTTTCAAATTCAGTCTGATCTTCTATTTGTCCTGATTATTGGGTGCTATTTTAAGGCCGCAGGTGAGCAGTAACCCTACACCATCTGCGGTTTTTCTTCCCAAGGACATCTTATGAAAACCTCTCTCTTCAAAAGTCTTTATTTTCAGGTTTTAACCGCCATCGCTATCGGTATTTTGCTTGGCCATTACTACCCTGAATTAGGCGCCCAAATGAAACCGCTCGGGGATGCCTTCGTTAAGCTGATTAAGATGGTGATCGCTCCGGTTATCTTCTGTACCGTCGTGACCGGCATCGCAGGCATGGAAAGCATGAAAGCCGTGGGCCGCACTGGTGCGGTTGCGCTTCTCTATTTTGAAGTGGTCAGCACCCTTGCGCTGATCATTGGTCTGGTGATTGTGAACGTGGTGCAGCCGGGCGCTGGCATGAACGTTGACCCCTCGACGCTGGATGCGAAAGCGGTGGCGGTCTACGCCGAGCAGGCGAAAGACCAGGGCGTGGTCGCCTTCCTGCTGGACGTCATCCCCGGCAGCGTGATTGGCGCCTTCGCCAGCGGCAACATCCTGCAGGTGCTGCTGTTTGCCGTGATGTTCGGCTTTGCCCTGCATCGTCTTGGCAGCAAAGGCCAGCTGATTTTCAACGTGATTGAAAGCTTCTCGCAGGTGATCTTCGGCATCATCAATATGATTATGCGCCTGGCACCGATCGGGGCCTTCGGGGCGATGGCCTTTACCATTGGTAAATATGGCGTCGGCACCCTGGTACAGCTCGGCCAGCTGATTATCTGCTTCTATATCACCTGTATTCTGTTTGTGGTGGTGGTGCTGGGCAGCATTGCCCGCGCCACGGGCTTCAACATCTTTAAGTTCATCCGCTATATCCGTGAAGAGCTGCTGATTGTGCTGGGGACCTCCTCGTCTGAGTCAGCGCTGCCGCGGATGCTCGACAAGATGGAGAAGCTGGGCTGCCGTAAATCGGTGGTGGGGCTGGTGATACCGACCGGCTACTCCTTTAACCTCGACGGCACGTCGATCTATCTGACAATGGCGGCGGTGTTTATCGCTCAGGCCACCAACAGCCATATGGATATCTTCCATCAGATCACGCTGCTGGTGGTGCTCCTGCTCTCCTCGAAAGGGGCGGCAGGGGTGACGGGCAGCGGCTTTATCGTGCTGGCGGCGACCATCTCTGCGGTAGGGCACCTGCCGGTGGCTGGGCTGGCGTTGATCCTCGGTATTGACCGCTTTATGTCCGAAGCCCGCGCGCTGACCAACCTTGTGGGTAACGGCGTGGCGACCATCGTGGTGGCGAAGTGGGTCAAAGAGCTGGACCACAAAAAACTGGACGATACGCTGAATAATCGTGCGCCAGACGGCAAAACACAGGGTTTGTCCTCTTAAAATCTTCTCTCTGGCCCGCATTCCCTTGTCGGGGTGCGGGCTCCTGCGCATAATGGCCCCTGAAGACTTGTCATAATCGGACAAGATTTATTTCGGGTATATTTCACTTCTTGCCGTGACGTTTCGCTTCACGCGCGGTCTAATCGGAGTGTTTTGAACATCATCTTTAGAGTGCGACAGGGCGTGTGGCACTCTTTGTAACCAGGAATGTTGATCAGGGGTTCACATGCAGGGCACAAAAATTCGACTCTTAACCGGCGGTTTGCTCATGATGGCAGCAGCCAGTTATGTGCAGGCTGACGCGCTCCAGCCTGACCCGGCCTGGCAACAGGGTACGCTGGCGAACGGTTTTCAGTGGCAGGTTTTAGCCACACCGCAACGCCCCAGCGACCGCATTGAGATCCGCCTTTCCGTCAATACCGGTTCCCTGACCGAGAGTACGCAACAGAGCGGCTTCAGCCATTTTCTTCCCCGTCTGGCGCTGACCCAAAGCGGTAGCCTGCAGGCCGTACAGGTGCGTTCACTGTGGCAACAGGGCATCGATCCTAAGCGCCCTCTGCCGCCTGCCGTGGTCTCCTATGACTACACCATGTTTAACCTCAGCCTGCCAAACAACCGTAACGATCTGCTCAAAGAGGCATTGACCTGGCTGTCCGATACCGCCGGTAACGTCTCGATTACGCCTGACACCGTCAACTACGCGCTGAGCAACAGTGATATGGTGGCAACCTGGCCGGCGGATACCAAAGAGGGCTGGTGGCGCTATCGCCTGAAAGGCTCTGCGCTGCTGGGCCACGATCCGGCGGAGCCGCTGAAACAGCCGGTTGATATCGAGCAGGTGAAATCTTTCTACCAGACCTGGTACACCCCGGACGCCATGACCCTGATTGTGGTCGGCAACATTGATAGCCGCGCGGTGATCGAGCAGATAAGCAAGACCTTTGGCGAGCTGAAGGGCAAACGCAGCACCCCTGCGCCGGTGCCAACCCTGTCGCCGCTGCGTGCCGAGCCGGTCAGCATCATGACCGATGCCGTGCGTCAGGACCGACTCTCTATTATGTGGGACAGCCCGTGGCAGCCGATTCGTGAATCCGCCGCGCTGCTGCGTTACTGGCGTGCCGATTTAGCCCGTGAGGCGCTGTTCTGGCATGTTCAGCAAACCCTGAGCAAGAATAACGCCAAAGACATTGGTCTGGGCTTTGATTGCCGGGTGCTGTTCCAGCGCGCCCAGTGCGCCATTAACGTGGAGTCACCGGGGGATAAGCTGAACGCCAATATGGCGGTGGTCGCTAAAGAGCTGGCGAAGGTGCGTGAGAACGGTCTGAGCGAAGAGGAGTTCAACGCGCTGCTGGCGCAGAAAAACCTCGAGCTGCAAAAACTGTTCGCCACCTATGCCCGTACCGATACCGATATTCTGATCAGCCAGCGTATTCGCTCGCTGCAAAACCAGGTGGTGGATATCGCGCCGGAACAGTATCAGAAGCTGCGTCAGGATTTCCTTAACAGCCTGACCGCGGAGATGCTAAGCCAGGATCTGCGCCAGCAGCTTTCTCAGGATATGTCGCTGATTCTGATGCAGCCGAAAGGCGAGCCGGAATACAACATGAAGGATCTACAGGCGACGTGGGATGGGATTATGGCGCCCGCGAAATAAAAGCAAAAAGGCAACGTAAGTTGCCTTTTTTAATGTTTGCTCCCTCTCCCGGTGGGAGAGGGCACCAGACCGCACTTAGGCAGGCATCGCCTCGCGCGGGATGATTGCGCCACGATACTGAATCACCGTGCTGGCGGTCAGGTGGCCGCGCTGCGCTGCTGCTTCCGGCGTACCGCCAGTCAGACGCACCGCCAGATACCCGGCGCTGAAGGAGTCGCCCGCCGCGGTGGTATCAATCACTTTCTCTTTTGCCAGCTTCACCGCAGGCACTTCAACAAGGGCTTCCCCGGCAACTGCCACCAGGCAGGAGTCTGCGCCGCGCTTAATCACCACTTCGCTGACGCCAGCGGCCTGAGTACGGGCAATCACCTCTTCAACCGGCTTTTCGCCCCACAGGGCATCTTCGTCATCGAGGGTTAAGAAAGCGATATCGGTGCACTCCAGCATGCGGGTGTAGACCTGCTGCGTCTCTTCGCGGCTGGCCCACAGGCGTGGACGATAGTTGTTGTCGAAAATCACTTTCCCGCCGTTGGCGCGACATTCGCGCAGCAGGGAGAAGAGTTTTTCACGGCTGTCCGGGCTGAGGATCGCCAGGCTAATGCCGCTCAGATAGAGATAGTCAAAGTGGGCCAGTGTTTCGCAGATGTGTGCCGCGCTGTCGCTCTCCAGCCAGAATTTGGCGGCCGCTTCGTTACGCCAGTAGTAGAAGGTGCGCTCGCCGGTGCTGTCGGTCTCGATGTAATAGAGGCCCGGCAGGCGGTTTTCCATGCGCTGGGTCAGGGAGATGTCGACGTTTTCACTCTGCCAGGCATCCAGCATCTGCTGGCTGAAATTGTCCGTGCCCAGCGCCGTCACGTAGTTCACCGCCAGCGCATCAGCATCAACCTGACGGGCAATATACACCGAGGTGTTTAAGGTATCGCCACCAAAGCCACGGTTCACTTCCGCGCCTTTCTGGGACAGTTCGATCATACATTCGCCGATCACGGCAATTTTCTTGGACATAGTCGTGAACCTGAACAGTTAAATTAGCGCTAGTTTGCGCTGCGACCCGGAAGCGGTCAACTGTATTAAAACGACGTTCCATTATTTTTTTGAACCCGGACAAGTTTCGGGCGGGTTTCAGATCTCAGATTTTCATTTTCGTCCGCAACCGAACATAAAGTTCTCTTGCCCGGGGCCGATAATCCTTTGACCAGTCCCCACAGGTTCTTCCCCATTCAACAGGATATCTGAAATGAAGTTAAGGCAGGACATCCAGCTGCTGAGCATCCCTGAGGCAAGTATTGAGAACTTGCAGGAACATCGCTACTGGCTGCAATGTGAGCGTGCTTATACTTATCAGCCCATTTACCGCACCGACGGTAAACTGATGGCGATCGAGATCCTGACCGTCGTAACCCATCCGTCAAACCCGGCTCAGCGCATCGCTCCGGATCGCTATTTTGCGGAACTGCCCGTGCGCCACCGTCTGGATATTCTCGAAGAGCAGCTCAGCATGCTGACGGCAAAGCAGGACTTCTTCGCCGACAACAGCATTCTGGCCTCGGTCAATGTCGATGGCCCGACCTTGCTGGCGGTGCGCCAGGATGAGAGCCTGCAGAAGCTGATCCAGTACTTGCCGTGGCTGCGCTTTGAGCTGGTGGAGCACGTTCGTCTGCCGCAGGACTCCTCGTTTGCTACCATGTGCGAATTTGGCCCCCTGTGGCTGGACGACTTTGGCACCGGCATGGCGAACTTCTCCGCCCTGAGCGAAGTACGCTACGACTACATCAAAGTGGCGCGGGATCTGTTCATCATGCTGCGTCAGACCCCCGAAGGCCGCAACCTGTTCACCCTGTTGCTGCAACTGATGAACCGCTACTGTCAGGGGGTGATCGTCGAAGGCGTTGAGACGCTGGAAGAGTGGCGCGATGTGCAAAACTCGCCTGCCGCCGCCGCACAGGGCTATTTCCTCTCCCGTCCGGTGCCGATGGAGACGCTCGACAACGTTATCGTCACCCTGTAATCCCGGCTGCTTCCCATAATAGCGCGTGGTTAACGCGTTATTACCGGACGCTGCCGCTCCTTTTTTCCTTGTCTGAACTATATTCATGACTGGCAAGGTAAAAAAGGAATTATGGGATGACAAAAACAGCGAAGATTATCACCTGGTCCGGGGGGGTCTTCTTGTTGCTGATTGTGGTGCTCATTGTCGTGATCGCGACATTTGACTGGAACCGCCTCAAACCGACCATCAACCAGAAAGTCTCAACTGAACTCAACCGTCCTTTCGCCATTCGCGGCGATCTGGGCGTCGTGTGGGAGCGCCAGAAAGGCGAAACGGGCTGGCGCAGCTGGATCCCGTGGCCACACGTGCATGCCGATGACGTTATGCTCGGCAATCCGCCCGATATTCCTGAAATTACGATGGTGCATCTGCCGCGCGTCGAAGCGACGCTGGCTCCGCTGGCGCTGCTGACCAAAACGGTCTATCTGCCGTGGATCAAACTCCAGAAACCCGATGCCCGGCTGATCCGCCTGTCGGAGAAGACCAACAACTGGACCTTTGATTTCGCGGAGAGCAAAGACAAAGAGGCTGCCGCCAAACCTTCGTCCTGGTCATTCCGGCTCGACAACATTCTTTTCGATCGCGGGCGCGTCGCCATTGACGATGCGGTGAGCAAAGCCAACCTCGAGATCTTCGTCGATCCGCTGGGTAAAGCGCTGCCTTTCAGCGAAGTCACCGGCACGAAGGGCAAAGAGGAGAAGAGCAAGGTGGGCGATTACGTCTTTGGCCTGAAAGCCGAAGGGCGTTA includes:
- the dctA gene encoding C4-dicarboxylate transporter DctC — translated: MKTSLFKSLYFQVLTAIAIGILLGHYYPELGAQMKPLGDAFVKLIKMVIAPVIFCTVVTGIAGMESMKAVGRTGAVALLYFEVVSTLALIIGLVIVNVVQPGAGMNVDPSTLDAKAVAVYAEQAKDQGVVAFLLDVIPGSVIGAFASGNILQVLLFAVMFGFALHRLGSKGQLIFNVIESFSQVIFGIINMIMRLAPIGAFGAMAFTIGKYGVGTLVQLGQLIICFYITCILFVVVVLGSIARATGFNIFKFIRYIREELLIVLGTSSSESALPRMLDKMEKLGCRKSVVGLVIPTGYSFNLDGTSIYLTMAAVFIAQATNSHMDIFHQITLLVVLLLSSKGAAGVTGSGFIVLAATISAVGHLPVAGLALILGIDRFMSEARALTNLVGNGVATIVVAKWVKELDHKKLDDTLNNRAPDGKTQGLSS
- a CDS encoding sugar kinase; the protein is MSKKIAVIGECMIELSQKGAEVNRGFGGDTLNTSVYIARQVDADALAVNYVTALGTDNFSQQMLDAWQSENVDISLTQRMENRLPGLYYIETDSTGERTFYYWRNEAAAKFWLESDSAAHICETLAHFDYLYLSGISLAILSPDSREKLFSLLRECRANGGKVIFDNNYRPRLWASREETQQVYTRMLECTDIAFLTLDDEDALWGEKPVEEVIARTQAAGVSEVVIKRGADSCLVAVAGEALVEVPAVKLAKEKVIDTTAAGDSFSAGYLAVRLTGGTPEAAAQRGHLTASTVIQYRGAIIPREAMPA
- the pdeH gene encoding cyclic-guanylate-specific phosphodiesterase, producing MKLRQDIQLLSIPEASIENLQEHRYWLQCERAYTYQPIYRTDGKLMAIEILTVVTHPSNPAQRIAPDRYFAELPVRHRLDILEEQLSMLTAKQDFFADNSILASVNVDGPTLLAVRQDESLQKLIQYLPWLRFELVEHVRLPQDSSFATMCEFGPLWLDDFGTGMANFSALSEVRYDYIKVARDLFIMLRQTPEGRNLFTLLLQLMNRYCQGVIVEGVETLEEWRDVQNSPAAAAQGYFLSRPVPMETLDNVIVTL